GTTATTTGTGGGATGATGTTGTGATTGAAGATGGTGTGGTTGCCAAGCATGCTATTATTGCCAACCAGGCAGTGGTCAAGCAAAATTCGataattgaaaatggtGTTATTATTGCCAGTGGCTGTGTAATCGGATCCAATCGTACCATTTCCGCCAATACAAAGCTCACATTAAGTAGACGAGAGGATCTCTTTGATGGagatgacgaggacgatgattatgacgacgaggatgaagacgaagacgaagctgaTGATGGCGACGACGAGGAAAACAAGTCTGTTAGTGCTGGTGGTTCAGGATTAGGCACTGCCTCTATTGTTGGACAGGACGGCAAGGGATTTTTGTTCCACGAGTCTGATATttctgacgatgatgaggagaACATTGATGCGGCAGTAGATGGATTAATGTACAATATGGATCAATTGAACCTATCAGACTCGTCGATTGAAAGCAACAAGGCAGGTGCAAAGAAACACCGGAAACATCGCAGAACTATGAGCACGGCTACTGCCACCTCTGAGgataatgatgacgatgacgaagacgagtTCTTCAAAGAGGCTCAACTGTCTATTGAGCGATCTATTATGGATAACCACAGTCAAGAAATTGCATTATTAGAACTCAACACACTGCGTATGACTATGAATGTACCACACGAAGATGTCCGTCGAGCTACTATCCATGCCCTTGTGCAACATATTAGCAAATTAGTCAATACTGGCACAATGGAACTAAAAGCAGCCACCACCAAAGTGTTTTCTGAATGGAAACCAGTGCTGACGCGAATCGTGTTTGAGCCCAAGGATCAGGCTGAATTGCTACTCAGTGTCCAACGTGAAGCTACCAAACAAGCTAATGGTGATAAGTTGCTCTTTTTTGCTGCATCAACCTTTTACGATAAGGATATTGTTGAAGAGAGCTCTGTATACCAATGGTGGAATAGCCCGGATTCCACAGCTACTGAAGAACTCAAAAGTGTACGCAAGCTCGCTGCCCAGTGGGTCAAATGGCTGcaagaagctgaagaagagtcGGACGAAGATGAGTCTGATGAGGAATCTGATTAGATATatactaataataaacGATGTAGATTCTTTAGTTGGCTCGTAGAGCTAGGGCTCTGCCCAAGCCATCTGGCACTTGGTTCTGAGGAATTCTGAGGCCGCCGTTGGTCGAGAACTGGCAGAGGATTCGACAACGACTCGACCAAAATTACTGgattaaaaaaaaaaaaaaaaagtgtcAAGTCGAGCTACCCTACCAAAACGAATCAGCTGAAACCACCTGACTCGAATGACTCGACTCAAACGACCCAACCAAAAGACGACGTGACCAAAACGACGCGACCACAACGACTCAACTCAAACGACTCAACTCAAACGACTCAACTCAAACGACTCAACACAAACAATTCAACGCTATCAGCTACTCGTTTCCAATACCGGAGAAGAACCTTTCATCAATGCAGCACCACTGGCCTCTACTAGCCGAGATACACCCTGCTAGTTTAAACAAATCCGGAAGTTCGTGGGTTTATGCAGGTACGGGGTCATCTCAGGTTAGGGCCCATGTGCAGACGTTCCAAAAGCGACAAAAAGTCGCACCTGACGTCATGGGGTAGAGACGCTGTTATTGTGCAGGAGCGACAGCTCAGGTGGATCTGACCCCTTTAATTGATTTCCAGGACGTGCAGACCAGAGATTGCAATTTCGTTTGGGTTTGGTTACACTTTGCGACTGTTCAATTTTCATCAGCCGTAATAGAATAGGTTAGTAGCACGAGCTACAACTGTTGAGAGCCTGAGATCTGGCAACATCAAACTGTGTCATTAGTGGTAAAACTGGTCATCTGGTGAGTGAAAATAACACCATCAAATCTAGAGTGCTAGGCTATCGGGTGGTTATTAAAGGTTGCTTCTAACTAAAAGATACAgaatttttgttttcccACAATGGAGAGTGGTGTTGGTGAGACTGTAGATGAGCCGGTTGTGACTGCCGGAATCGGATCAGGTGTTCATTCAAATTCTTCAGGCAAAGCTAATGTCAGTGGTGCTGGCTTATTAAATAGTACTTATGGTGAAGGATATGGAGTCCGCCGAACGGGAACTACAGTCTCGCTAATGACAAATTTAGAGCAAAGTCTTTCTCTTGCTGGTGTGGTTGGTTTAGGCCAGAGCCCTGATTCTGGTGCCAGTACCGCTGGATTCTCAGGTGGTGATTCTCCTGCTAGTTCTGGTCTAGTATCGGGTGGCTTGAGTAGCAGCCACACTTCTGGTTTTGACAAACACGGTTATAGTATCTCTCCTTTGGATAATTTAAGAGGCGAAAGTACCACTGGTAGTAGATTGTCTCCTCTGACTAATTCACCAAAGCTGGAAGGGTCTATTTCTCCAGGTCTGTTAGCCCATAATTCATCTGCCATGTCTTCATCACCTGCAACTGGAGGCATATCTTCATATTTTCCTAGACCTCCTTTATATAGAAGTGGAACTAGTACTGGCAATTTCGGAACTGGCACTGACAGTGCGACCAATACGGACAGTAGTGGGTTCGATGGTTTGAGTATAAATATTGGAGTGCCAAACTTGCCAACAATGACGAATATGAATGCCTCCTCTGGTGCCAATGTGAGTTCAGGTGCTCGAACTAGAGCTTCCAGTGCGGCATCTCTTGGATCATACGCGTCACACGTATTACATCAGAAAGAGCCCAAATCATGGAATTCCCCAGAGAGTCATCATAGCAACAACTTTTATGATGATCCCTATGCTTCTCGACGGCCATCGATGGTGGATATTACTAAAGGATTCTATTCTGCAGAGAATTCTGAAGATATACCTGAGCTACCTGCCGTCGAGGGCTACAGTGAGTTGCGACCTATATATCCGTATTATTACAACAGCGTCAGCATGTATAGAGCGACGGATAAACAAACGAATGAGCCTGTTTTGATAAAAGTATCCACCCGAGGATCATTAGAAGATCTGACTCGAATCCGACACGAATGGAGTGTGGTGTATCCCGAAAGTTCTTCCAGTAATGAAATTGACCATATCGACGGTGTATTGCGACCTGAGCGATGTATCAGGATTGGTGATGAGCCTGCAAAAGTGGTTCTCGTATATCCCGATAGGAATCATTTGGTCACTCTACGTGAAAAATACATATCCAGTGTGATACCACAAGTCAAGCTGGATAAAGAAATGCCTGCTCCGCTTTCAGTGCCGTCACAATCAGTACCGCCGCAATCGATGTTTAACTCACTgaataacaataacaatgcTACAACAAATGCCGCTAATACCGCTAATACCAACGTGGGAGTCAACCCTGCGACTTGTAATCCTTTAGACTCTCCCAAGGTGCCCGAACGTACTCCTCAAGAGGTTGTTGACATTCTGAAACTAATGATAGGCGTGGTTAAGACCCTTGGCAAGATCCATGAACACACTTTAACGCATAACGGATTAACTACATCTACTATTTTTATTGACGATAACGGTGATACGTTCATATCAGGATGGGACTTCAGCTTTTCTTTGCGAGCAGAAGATACGTCTCGTGGGTACCGCAAGACCCATTTGAAGCAAATCGCCGACTGTATGGGATATGTGTCACCAGAGACGACATGTTTAATTAATCGCTTGGTAGATTTCAGAGCTGACTTCTACAGTGTAGGCTGTATCCTTTACGAGATCCTTCTTGGAAGACTACCATTCAGATCTTCTGACCCTTCTCAGTTGTCCCATATGCATGTCCTCAGAACCCCTATTGCACCGTCCCTAATTGCCAATTGGGTCCCTGAGACACTAAGCAGAATCATCATGAAATTACTCGAGAAAAATGCCGATGACAGGTATCAATCGGCCAAATTAGTTATCTCCGACCTTGAAATGGTCGTTCAGAGCCTTGAAAACCCCGGCTGTatagatgaagatgattttgtGCCAGGATCCTTGAAAACCGTTTCATCTACATTCATGGTTCCACAACTCATTTACGGAAGAGAGTCTGAACTAGCGGCGCTTCAACTATGCTGGAACAGGAATGAAGAGACCAATTTTGAgtttgtgtttgttgttggtgagCCTGGATCTGGAAAGTCACGGTTAGTGGGAGAACTAGAAAGATCTGCTATAGCTGGTaactcttttttttctgttacAAAATATGACGAATACCAGCGTGGACCACCTTTTTACACAATTGTCACTGTGTTGAAGGATATTGTCCACCAAATCTTGTCCGGTTCAGTTGAGTATATCACTCAGTGGAGAGACACCATCATGACCAACCTTAAAGTCGATCTATCTGTATTGTTTGATTCCATTCCTGAGCTGAAAGAGCTGTTAGGCTACGAATACCTTATGTTGCTGCCAAAGTCAATTCCATTGGGTCCTGTTCCTCGTGAATTAAGATTCAAGTTTGTGGTGAAAAGTTTGTTCTGTCTCTTTGGAGGTCAGGGATTGACTGTATTTCTGGATGACATACAATGGTGCCCACCAAGTGAATTGTCGCTATTTAGAGAACTCTCTTTATTCGCCAGCGAGAAATATGATGGATCCGTACAAATCAAATTTGTCTGTGCGTCTACTCCTGATAGCTGGAACACATATACAGGGCTAGCCCGATTGGCATACGAACTTAATGGATTATATGAAGAAGTGTATTTGAAACCTCTTTCCTTTGAGGCAGTACGAGAAATTGTTAACGAAACATTCGGCAATTCTTCAACACGGCATCACAGAGGCATTCGCAGAAGGCGGAGAAGTCATAGCTCACAAGTCGGTAATCCTGATGCGATAGCAACAACCAGAAGCAATTCAATCTCTGAAACTGCCATGTCTAAACCTCAGTGCCAATCCGAGGCAACCGGGTCTGCAAACCTGCAACTTCAAGTCAAGCCATATGGTCCTAATTTCCCATCTGTGGACCCTCAAGTGCAATCGCTTTCCGAGACTATATACACGGTAACTACTGGAAATCCCCTTTTTGTCTCCTTCTTGTTGAAGTACCTCTTCTATGAGCAGTATATCTACTATGATGAGAGTAATCGCCTAACTGGCGGAAAATGGAAGGTAGATTTTGAACGATTAAATTTATCAGTAGTCCCAAAATCGGTTAAAGACGTCGTTATTCTAATAATGAAAAAGCTGCCGCCGGAAACCAATCGTATCCTGAGATATGCAGCATGTATTTGTAGCAACTCCTTTACCTTGGAGGATCTGGCTATTGGAGCAAATGTATCGTTTTCAGAGGCTGCTACTGCCCTCCATGCTGCTCTGGACTTTCAACTTATTTTGCCTACCAGTATCCACTATAAATTCCCATTCCTCGATCCTGTGGGTACAACTAATATCGAATTatatgatgatgagataAGAAGAGTTGCTGCAGCATCTACTTATCGGTTTTATCATGACCTTGTTCAGCAGGCAGTTTATTCACAACTCGACCCTCAGGAAGCACTGGAAATTCATCGACTGATTGGTCTTCGTTTGCTAGGAGAGGACGACGAACAATCTCGACCCATCCATAGGCTGCTGGAGATTGCAAATCAACTTAAGAATGCTGTTCCTATTGTCAAAGAGGGAGAAAAGTCGGTGTATATTGAGCTTAATGTCATGGCAGGTAATGCGGTTTATGCGATCTCGGATTTCGACATGGCCTTTGCCTATTTCGATACTGCAAGAAAGTTGCTTCCAGATGACTCTTCGACAAAGATATGTGAAGAGATCAATCTCAAACTGGTTGAACTTCAATATAATCGTAAGAACTATGACGACTGTATCTCTTTAGTGGATGACTCGCTGTCAAGATTCACATCGGTTCTAAGCAAAGCCGCTTTATTACGTATCAAAGCTATGGCCCTTTATGGTAAGGGAGAAGGAGCCAAGGCAACTACTACGGGTCTTGGAGCATTAAAACTCCTTGGCTATGAAATtcaagaagacgacgaatgGAACAGAAACTACTGTCGAAAGCTGAGAGCAAGGATTCCCATCTCTGTGTCTGAAATCAGAGAACTGGCTAATGTTAAACGAGCGACCGATCCCAAACTACTCCTTGTCCAGCAGATTATTTCCACAGTGAGTATTCGACTTTATTTGTGGGGAAACACTGAATGTTTAAGGTCACTCGTGTTTACTtcattgattttgtttttggatGGTGGCTCATCGGCATCTTGTGCATTTTCATTGCTTTCCCTGGCCAATCTATTTCAAAAAGATGGCGGTAGCGCGAACCTTAAATTAGCCTATGAGTATTCGAAATTGGCTATTGTTATCTCTGAATGCGCTACTGCTGTTAGTATGGACTTTGGATTCACCATATACGAGTACTATGCTTTGACATTAGCAATCTACTTCGAACCGCTTCCAGAAGTCATTCGGTAAGTAGCAAATGCACTTGCAACACATGTGCATTATATACTAACAGGTTTAGATACTACGACATTGTTATGTCAACTGGACAAGTGATTGGAAGCAATAGTGGGAACGTCAGTACATCTTAGTAAGTTCCTCGTGGTGGTTGAAGTTCGAATAGGATAATAGTTGGGCAGGATGACGTGCGATCCTTAGCAGGTCGATGGTCATTTGAACAAAACATACTAACTTTTATCACAGTGACCTGCGACCCTTGTGCAAATTTATTGCAGGTGAGCCGGTTCAATCAGTGTTCAAGTCTTTCGAACGTATTAAACCGAGAGATGATAATGAGCCAGGTAAGCTGTGGATTCTCATGCATGTTCAAGGTTTATACAATCTCATGGGTTCAGGTAACAATGATCCCTCGAACTTGGAGGGCGCCTACTTTGGAAATCATGATTCGGTTGTGAAGATAATGGAGAGTCAATCAATAGAGCTAAAATATGCATATTTCCTGCTCAAAATGCTACTAGCTGTGATCCATCGCCACAAGTACGTTGCAGCTCACATCATTTGCAATGAACTCCCTGAATTGATTTCACAGGCACCAATTACAGTGTATCATGTAATGGTGACATTTTATGGAGCCCTTGCATTAATTGACAAGTACCCAAGGTGCGAATCAGATGAGGTTCAATTGAATAAATTTGCGAATGATTTGGATATCTGGTCAAAGCAATGTCCAAGCATGTTTCTTCATAAGTATCTGCTCATCAAGGCAGAAATGAATGTTGATAAATGCAACAGTATTGTCACTCTGGATACTTATGAGGATGCTATTAAGTACGCTCTAGACGGTGGATTTATCCACGAAGCGGCAATTATCAACGAACGGTGTGGCGATTACCTTCAGTTACACTCGAAGCAACGAAGTTTGACTTATATCAAGGAAGCTTGTCGGCTTTATTCACTGTGGGGAGCTCAACGAAAGGTTGCACAGCTGAGCTCTAAATATGGTGAATTAGCTTCACCCACATATGAACTGTCGCGTATGAGTCTCTCATCTAGTGATCTCCAATCTTCAGTTATAAACGATTTCCGACAACGCTCCTCGTTGCCACAAGGAAATTTCCTTCTGCAAAATAGTTCGCCCTTGAGATGGATTTTGTCTAATTTATTTAGGGAAGAATCAACTGATGGTGGTAACAGTTCAGATAAACCAGAAGATCCATTGAATGCCTCATTTTCAACACGGTCTATTAGATTAGTACGCAATTTTAGTGATGATGGAAAGAGCTCTGTTGGCCTGTActccagcaacagcagttcTCGTCAAGGGGATCATGACCAGGAGTTCAAGGCAGCACTTCAGGCATGTCTTGATATTTCAGAGTCTATTGATATGGGATCCATTATTACCGAATTGGTAGAAAGTGTGATGAGAACTTTGGGTGCTGATTATTGTgcatttatttcattgGATGAAGACGGTGAGCTGTATGTTGATGCCATAGGCATTTTGAACGGAGTGAACATCGTTCCTCACGAGCCACTTATAGTCAGAACAGATGCTGCACCAATAAATCTCTTGCAGCAAGTAATCAGTACTGGTTCATCAGTCAACCGAGGCTCAGATCCTAAGCGGTTTGAAAATGTCTATGGCAGAGATAATTACTTCAATCAGCGACATTCCCAGTCTGTGCTTTGTCTTCCTATACAGAATCAGCTCAAGATCATTGGTGCCTTGTATGTGGAACACCAGAGTCTACCCAAGGTTTTCACTGTCCCCAAGATAGAATTGTCCACATTGCTAtgtacagcagcagcagtttcgATCGAGAAAGCCAAATTGTATCAACAAATGGATCTTGCTAaaaaagcagcagaggaagcTACAGCTGAGAAAGCAAGCTTCTTAGCTAATATGTCGCATGAGATCCGCACTCCTTTCAACGCATTGCTGTCATGCTCTATTTTCCTGTTGGATACCGAGTTGAGCGAGGTCCAACGAGAATATGTCGAGACCATTCGATCCTCAGCAGGTTTAACCTTGAATATTATTGATGCCATTCTGGCATTTTCCAAGATTGAACATGGCTCGATCACTCTTGATAACTCACCTTTTTCATTGAGAGAATGTGTCGAGAGTGCAGTGCAACTTGTAGCAGAACCTGCGGCTACCAAAGACTTGGAACTTGTCTATCTGAACAAATGTGGAGAAATAGACACTATTTACGGCGACGTTACTCGGGTAAGACAGATTATCATCAATCTGGTAGGCAATGCAGTCAAGTTCACGTCTCAAGGCCATATTGTAGTGGAGACGACAGTGGAGAAAGTATCATCAGAAAATCGATATGAGTTTGTAATCTCAGTTTCAGATACTGGTACAGGAATCCCAAAAAATgccagaaacaaaatcttCCGTGCTTTTAGTCAAGTAGATGGCTCGTCGAGAAGAGCATACGGAGGATCGGGTCTTGGACTAGCTATATCGAAGAAGTTGGCAGAAATCATGGGTGGTACTCTGACATTTGAGAGTACTGAGGGCGAGGGAACTACCTTTTGGTTCACACTGGTGGCCACTGCTCAGAAACCATCGGAGAAGGATGTTCGCATGTATCGAGGAAAGAGATGTCTGATTGCAGATGGTCATAATACGGCCAAGGAATCATTAAAGACCGAAGTTCAACGATTAGGATTTGAAGTGGACCAGTGTGGTTCTGCGTCAGTGGCAGCTAAAATAGTTAGCAGTCACGTCCCTAACTATTACTCGTTGGTATTCATCGACTTCAAGCTTGTTGAAGGAGATAAGTTCAGTGAGTCCAAGATGATTAAGAAGCATAGCCCATTGACCCAAGTTGTATACATGACAATTTTTGGAGTATCAATTCCAGAAAATACCGAAGAAAAGGGTATATCAGGAATTCTCATGAGACCAGTGCAACGTAGCCGACTGACGCAGATCATCCGTAAAATCCTCAACTCATCGTGGAGTATTAGTAACCAAGTCAAGTTTGCAACGACAACACATGATAAGGGGATGTTCCGGTCATTAGCAGTTCGCCATCCACTTAAAATCCTGCTTGCTGAGGACAACATGATCAACAAGCGAGTGGCACTTCAGCACTTAAAGAGAATGGGATATAATGCCGACCACGCTAAAGATGGCATTGAAGTATTGGAGCTTTGCGAACGGGAATTGACCAACGGAAGGGCCATGTACGACTGTATTCTGATGGACATTCAAATGCCTCGCAAGGATGGTATAGCAGCAGCGCAAGATCTTAACGAACGGTACGAAGCCAACATCCGACCATCGATAATTGCGCTTAcagccaatgctgctggtgaagataGGCAGAAGTGTCTCTCATCAGGTATGGTCAACTACATAGCAAAGCCCATTCTTCCAGCCGACCTCGCAGCAGTGCTAATGGGCGTGCAGCCCCTGAAGGAGCGGGCAAAAAGTTAGCccagatttttttttcaatttgtactttttatatatatttattgttcCTTCAACGGCAGTACCGCCCCCACCCCGACCCACCGGCCTCAACAccacgactcgagcgcagcgagaggagcagcggggtctgggggcagagccccagccgccggaggcaggtccgAGCCCCAATTGTATACATCGcaatattaattaattaaacAAGCTAACTGCACAAAAACAGAAGGCATTAGAATTGGCAGAGGAGCATCTATAGAAAAGTCTTTTTAGGCTGGCTGTTTAGAAGAGACAGTCTAAACACAAGCAGCAGGCCATACCGGCACAGAGACCGCAACAACAATCGTCGTTGTTTTGGGCAGGCTGTTGCTGGATGTATACAGGCTGGGGAGGACCAGTCTGGTAGTATCCTTGCTGGGGAGGTGGAGGGCCGCCGTACTGTTGATTAGGTTGTTGAGGAGGGTACTTGAATCTGTTAGTTGATGCATTCTTCAATTAAGCTCATGCTGCAACAGGGGGTGACAGGAGAAATGTGGGCTCTGGAGAGGGGAATacgcctccggcggctggggctacgccccagacccccttgctcctctcgcttcactcgagtcggtttGGCTCGGAGTGCCGAGATGGGGGATAAAAGCAACTCGAGTTGTTGAGAAGACAGGAGACAAGGACGAGGTGGGGAGCAATGTTGGAATGCACAAGTGCCGGCGACAGTGGTGAAATGAGGTATAGCAACTGTGACATGAGAACTTTGGGATCATTTGGTGGTAGGATTTGTTTCTTCGTCCAGTTGCATTGATTGAGTCGAGATCATGACAATTGTCACATTTCACCTGTTACTCCCCGTTGCAGTTCGTCTGTTGTGTCGCTTTGTTATCTTTGTCATATCTTTGTAACCTAAATCCGGTCGCCGGACATGAAGTGAGCATGCGCTCTGGAGGATTCTAAATCACTTATCACAATCACTTATCACTTACGTAGGacattttttaatttttataGGTAGAATTCACAAATTCACTTTCTGGATCAACGGCgcttgaaaacaaaaaaaacgGAGATAAACTTTGATTGCGTCTTTTGAAATCACCACGGAGGATATTCAGGGATATTTATCTGAGCGCGAAAAAAGCATGTGCGTGCATGGCTCTTGCGTTGCGCATCGTCATAGCATCGAAGAAAGGTACCCTAACTTTTCggcattttcttttccaagCCCCCCTTGAACATCTGTTTCCGATAACCAAAGTCGTGGCTATTACTTTAAAGAGGTCTTGAGTGTTGATCTCAAGGCAGAGCACGTCGCCTGTGGCTGTATAAATGACCGTGCATGTTATTTTTATGTTAAGGTTTAGAGCCTAGTTTTGGAGCCTGTGAGGTCTCTCTGATTATTTGATTGAACAATTATTTTGTTCAATACTGTCACAATAAAGCTagtattatttttttgaaagcTAATTTCTTCTGATAATTGCATACACGATTATATTTAGTATTCGATCAAATAAAAGCCATCGTGATCAGTATGAGTttgagcttgagcctgAATACTGAGCTGGAAACCGAGCCTGGAGGTTGAGCTTGGAGGTTGGGCTTAGGCAGTTGAACCTGGCAGTTGAGCCTGCAAGCTAAAAGCCTGGAAGCTAAGCCCATGGTCATGGTACCTTGTAGTATATTAGAAGCTTATATGAGACGCAAGATACAAAATCTGTACCCGAGTCCGGAGTCCGGAGTGGGTGTTCGGTACAGATTTCCTCCTGCAGAGTACGAAGCAGAAACCCGATCGTAGTCCGCCGTTGGATCCCGTCTAGCTGCGGGAAAAGGTTGCTTACTTCCGAACAGACATATCAAACACATCAGACATATCCGATACATGCCGCCCTGCAAACGGGTAGCTCAGCAACCTACATGACGATGCAGATATCAAAAGGAAGATAATAACTGCCCCTATGCATCACTTAAAGTACCATTCATGGTCCACAAAAGCAGTCGCCAGCATCAACTTACTCTAACTGCACAACAAATGTGGCACTGGCGCTTCTGGATCTTGCATAGTGGCCTAAACACATGACATGACTGGCGGGCTGAAACCGCCGACCATGTATACCAGCTATTTTTAGAGTGGACTGTTGTGTGCAGCAGTGAGGCAAAGTCCACGAACTACGAACCTACAATCGGATGCACGGATGGCAGGTGCCGAAAACCTGATCCCATGATCTATAATTTCTACCAGCTGAAATTGTCTTTACAGTTTGAGCCGTTTGATCAGTTTGATCAGTTTGACCATTTTGATGGCTGATCATTTACTTAACTTCAACCATTTATAGAATAGTAATCATATTCAAAGCAAGAGCGTCGTCACTTGGTCACCAGGTCACGAGGATAGTACATAGCCTCATGGATATAGTATGAAGTATATTTAGGTCACAGGCCCACTTTCGAAATCTAATTAAGAGATTTTAAAGTGCCATAATACTAGCTGCTTGACTAAttgaatgaaatcaaagccactccttttttttatgttATCTTGTTATAGGTAATATATAGTGTAAGCATGGGAAGTTGGAAGAGGTCAGATAGTGAAGGTATGTGAAGTAATATTAGGGCTTTGGGCAGGCACAGCCAATTGGTCACTAGATTATTGCAAGATAATTTTGCTCTATAGGCTGTCAAgtaaaaaattattttaatGAGCGATTCATAGTATGGAGCtatattcaaaaaatatatattgtaTATCGTTTAAGAAGTACGTAACTATGTTAGTATCTAAGGAAATTGTAAAGTAAAAATCGAGAAACTCCTCAAGTGGTCTTCCCGAAACCTATCGACCCCTCGACATTTATGCAGAATCTATGAACATGAACTCTGAACCTTCAACCTGTTAAGTGAGTGATCTAGCCAAGATGCTTCCACTGACACAATATTTAcagctgtttcttgttATTGTTTTGTAACTATGAGAAGTTTAAGTCGAACAAAATTCTCATCAGAATATTAAGAagcttatttttttcagctATCATAGAGGACTCCAGAGCACCCGAGAAACCCCAGAAGGACCCTGCAAGCAGCCGTTCCGAGTTGATCGCTGCAAGAAGCACGCGtggtaattttttttcggtAAAAGTAAACAAATGTTTATTTTACCCCCTGTTTTGAGAATTAGACATTGCAGGATCGATATAAGAATAGACTTAGATATGTGTGGTTGTTATTCGTTAATCTTTGTTATAGCAGAATTGCTTGATATATTACTCAATCTATTAAAAATTACAATTAGACACATTTACTGTATTTTTATATCTTCGCAATCAATACGAGCCATTAATACTGTTGCAGAGCATTTACTATCAATGTTTATATGATCAGCGTTGGACTTACTGTACCTGTTATGATCATATTT
The Sugiyamaella lignohabitans strain CBS 10342 chromosome A, complete sequence genome window above contains:
- the GCD6 gene encoding Gcd6p (Catalytic epsilon subunit of the translation initiation factor eIF2B; eIF2B is the guanine-nucleotide exchange factor for eIF2; activity subsequently regulated by phosphorylated eIF2; first identified as a negative regulator of GCN4 expression; forms cytoplasmic foci upon DNA replication stress; GO_component: GO:0005737 - cytoplasm [Evidence IDA] [PMID 22842922]; GO_component: GO:0005851 - eukaryotic translation initiation factor 2B complex [Evidence IDA,IGI,IPI] [PMID 8336705]; GO_component: GO:0005851 - eukaryotic translation initiation factor 2B complex [Evidence IMP] [PMID 8441423]; GO_component: GO:0005851 - eukaryotic translation initiation factor 2B complex [Evidence IDA,IPI] [PMID 8506384]; GO_component: GO:0032045 - guanyl-nucleotide exchange factor complex [Evidence IPI] [PMID 8336705]; GO_component: GO:0032045 - guanyl-nucleotide exchange factor complex [Evidence IDA] [PMID 8506384]; GO_component: GO:0032045 - guanyl-nucleotide exchange factor complex [Evidence IDA,IPI] [PMID 9472020]; GO_function: GO:0005085 - guanyl-nucleotide exchange factor activity [Evidence IMP] [PMID 10805739]; GO_function: GO:0005085 - guanyl-nucleotide exchange factor activity [Evidence IMP] [PMID 12356745]; GO_function: GO:0005085 - guanyl-nucleotide exchange factor activity [Evidence IDA] [PMID 9472020]; GO_function: GO:0016779 - nucleotidyltransferase activity [Evidence IEA]; GO_function: GO:0003743 - translation initiation factor activity [Evidence IEA]; GO_function: GO:0003743 - translation initiation factor activity [Evidence IGI,IPI] [PMID 8336705]; GO_process: GO:0009058 - biosynthetic process [Evidence IEA]; GO_process: GO:0006417 - regulation of translation [Evidence IEA]; GO_process: GO:0006446 - regulation of translational initiation [Evidence IGI,IPI] [PMID 8336705]; GO_process: GO:0006446 - regulation of translational initiation [Evidence IDA] [PMID 8506384]; GO_process: GO:0006412 - translation [Evidence IEA]; GO_process: GO:0006413 - translational initiation [Evidence IEA]), which translates into the protein MPLANTPLIEYTLEFLATAGVGEVYVMSCSHADKIEAYIKSSKWSRPESPFTIHLMSLPESLSVGDVMRDLDTKGIIRSDFLLIGGDVVCNIDAGEVIKAHYERKAKDKNAIMTVVLREASALHRTRPRSKPGLFVLDDETNRCLRYETGSSAVNQVSIDGELLSEHDNIAVRNDLIDCQIDICTPDVPALFTENFDYDNIRSDFVRGILTSDLLGKTIYAHIVSQGYAARVQSIQTYDSISKDIISRYTYPITPDNNVLEDQTYTYQKGHIYKEDSVVLAQSCSIGSGTVIGTHTFIGHGTDIRQSVIGRRCKIGSNVKLEGCYLWDDVVIEDGVVAKHAIIANQAVVKQNSIIENGVIIASGCVIGSNRTISANTKLTLSRREDLFDGDDEDDDYDDEDEDEDEADDGDDEENKSVSAGGSGLGTASIVGQDGKGFLFHESDISDDDEENIDAAVDGLMYNMDQLNLSDSSIESNKAGAKKHRKHRRTMSTATATSEDNDDDDEDEFFKEAQLSIERSIMDNHSQEIALLELNTLRMTMNVPHEDVRRATIHALVQHISKLVNTGTMELKAATTKVFSEWKPVLTRIVFEPKDQAELLLSVQREATKQANGDKLLFFAASTFYDKDIVEESSVYQWWNSPDSTATEELKSVRKLAAQWVKWLQEAEEESDEDESDEESD